The Cytobacillus sp. NJ13 sequence AAAATGGCAGTGAGATAAATTTAAAGACTTCTACACTTGTAAACGTCAAAGCTTCATCCATTGTCCTTGGCAGAGACCAATACACCATAATGATTGAAAACAGCAATAAACCCGGCACTCCGTTATCATTCCAATTTGAAAAGAATTCCGGAAAGCGATTTTGAAAGAATTTCGCCATGAGTAAACCAGTGATCACCAGTAAAGGCATTTGCATATGCATATGGGTTATCATAATGGACTCCAGCAAATTAGCTACTGGCGGGAGAATCAGTGCAAGAAGCAGCAGGAATCCGTATACTGATGGCTTCATCATTTTTCCCCTCCACTATGCAGAATCTCTGTTACCCGATCAGCCGCTTCTTCAATCAATGTGTAATCCATAACTTCGACTAACTGTCCTTTTGGATTCACCAGGTAAAAAGCCGAATTATGGGCAAAGTTGCCGTATTCATCCGGTATGACAATGACACCAAACCGGTCCAGCAAAGACTTAAGTTCCTGCTTATCTGGAATTCTGGCCATTCTCCACGTTTCTCCGTCACTGCCGAAAGCTTTACGGTAAGTGTCCAATGTTTTCGGGTCATCCCTCTCCGGATCAAAACTGATGCTCAAGAACTGAATATCATGGCTAATATACTCTTCTGGAATCCGTTTATATACTTCAGACATATTAACCTCCAGCTCAGGGCAAACAGTACCGCAAGAAGTATATAAGAAAGTAATAAAAACATACTTTCCTTCAAATTCCGATAAAGAGTATGTCCTTCCATTATTATCTTCAAGCGTTACATCCGGGAACTGAGGTTTTTCATCCATTAACTGATTAACCCTGGCTGTTTCAGCAGTAAAAGCCTGAAACCCATCTGTGCCAATGTAAAAAAGGACTGCGCCAAATATCAGTACAAGCAAGCTTGATAAAACCGTTCTATTTTTTGGAAACATGATTCTTCACTTCCTTTTAAAAGAAAGAGACAGCCCAGCAGCCGAGCTATCTCTCTTTCCTTACCAGGTTTTATATGGAGGTGAACCTGGAGGCGCATTGACAATGAAATCGACTAATGGTATTACATAAGCCATGCCGACAAGGACAATCATACATACAACCCACAATCCCCAGCGTTCTGTCCATCTAGGTGTTGGCGCTTCATCTTCTTCCACTTCTGCAATAGGGAACTCTGTGTTTCCTTTTGGTGCAAAGAACATAAGGTAGAATACTGCATATACCTGCATGAGTACACCAATCATCAGAAGCGTGCCACCGATTGCCAGGAAGAACAGATAAGGATCCCAGCTTAAAGCAGTTGCATTATCAAAATATGTTGAATAGGAAGTTCTTCTCGGAGATCCAAGCAGCCCTACCCAGTGCATCGCACCAGACATGATGATCATACCGAGCGTCCATATAATCGTTTGAATAACCCCAAGTTTATTGATCTGCGGTGTCAGTACTCTTTTAGATACATAAGGAATGAGCCAATAGCTTAGGCCGAAGAACGTCATAACTACCGACATGCCAAGTGTTAAGTGGAAATGGCCAACGATCCACATAGTGTTATGGACTACCTGGTTCAATTGGTTTGTAGTTTGAGCAATGCCGCCTGCCCCAGCAGGGATAAAAGCAGCCATTGCGATAAATGGTGCAAGGAATCTGACGTCTCCCCAAGGAAGCTTTTTATACCAGCCAACAATGCCTTTTCCGCCTTTCCTTCTCGCTGTGCGTTCAAAGACTGCAAACATTGCATAAGCAGTCATTAATGAAGGGAAGCCAATTGCCAAACTCATAAACACGTGCATATATTTCACAGGTTCAGAAATACCCGGGTCAATAATTTGATGGTGGAAGCCTCCGGTAATATTCATAATTACTAGTGCAATAACCACAATTCTTGTTAAGAGGTCATTCCATCTTCGGCCGCCAATAATTTTCGGCACAATGACGTACCAGGCAGAGACCGCCGTTAAATACCAGATGTTAACCAGCGTATGGCCGAACGCCCAGAACAGCGTGCGTGCAACCATAACATTTATTGTCTCCACCCATCCAAAAGCCCAAGGAATTATAGTAAAAACCTCAATGGCTACAGGTATGCTTCCGAAGAATAAGAGAACAAAGACACCGGTTGCAAAGAAAGAAAGAATCGGGATATGCTGGCCGGGATTTCTCTTTCTCCAGCTGGCCACATTGATAAAGGCGCCAAAGGCGCACATCCATACACCCAATACGATAAATACTAAGCCGATATAGAAAATGGGTGAAGCTGCCATTGGCGGATAGAAAGTATACATAACAGATGCTTCATTCATTAAAATCGGGATCACCGCTAAGACAAATCCCAAAATCTTCATCCAGAAGCCAATCCATGCCATCTTTCTGACCTTAGGAAGCAGGCCGCCAAGTGTGTGGGATAACCCAGCATAGAAGTACCCAATTGTGAAGAACGCCGACAGTACGACTACCAGCAGAAGGCCATGAGCTGTAAGGACCTGATAATAATTCAGCCATGCCGGCAATTCAAGCATTCCAGCCCGGTTCAGGCCTTGCAGCAGTCCAAGTATTCCGCCCAGAAGGATGGCTAAGAAGGCAACAGATAAATATGATTTCGTTAATTTTGCATCCTCGAGGCAAATCCCCATAACTTTATTTGCTTTATCCTTAAAAACTTGTGTTTTTCCTGATTGCTTAATAACTGTTTCCACTGTCTATCCCCCCTTTATTTCACTGTAATGGTCGTGCTCATCATTTGATGGCCCGCACCGCAGTACTCATTGCAAAGAACCAAATATTCGCCTGGCTTATCAAATTTCTGAGTGATCTTTTGTACATAGCCAGGCACAACCATTGCATTTAAGTTAGTTTCGGCAACCTGAAACCCGTGAACGACATCTTTTGACGTCAATGTAAAATGAACTGTTGATCCTGCAGGTACTTCTATCTCACTTGGAGTAAAACTGAACACTTGAAGAGTCATAACTACTTCATACTCATTCTCGCCAATCTTCTTTATTCCAGGCTTATCAAACGGTGCTGTTTCATCCACTTTCTGAGGATCAATTCGCTCTCCATAGCTTGGCGGCCCCATTTCAAAGGCGAATGCCTGGTAGCCCGCGATTAACATGAATCCAATAATCATTCCAAAGCTTAAAATAAGCCATACCTTTTCAGAACGGTGCATCATTGGTTATCCCCCCTATATTCTGGCCATATACAGGCCGTACAAGATTAAATAAGTAACAAAGATCCCAAGCCCTACAACTGTAACTGAAAAGAACGTACCCTTTAGAGAATTATGTTCTTTTGAACTGCTCTGCTCCACTTTTCGTGTTTCCACCTTCCATCAGCTCCTTAACTTTGTTACCTACATCATAGTTGAGAAGGGTTTTCATAAAAGTGAAGTGAATCACACTTTCTTCATATTTCCTTAAAGGCAAAAAGGTTGTAATTCTGGCTAAACACTGCAATATCAAGGGTTTTCTCCACCGAATGGTACTAGGGGGAGCATATCGGTTCACAAATAGTTCATAAAAAGGCAATTCACCCTGTATTTAGAATCACGCAATGATCATATAGAATCTCCAAAAGAGAGTGAAAGATTTAGAAGACAAAATAAATGAAAATTAAGATGGCCATACTAACACTCAAAAAGTTTCACAAAAATAAAAAAAACTAATCCCTATTGGAATTAGTTTGATAATGGTATGTATAATGGTGGGCCTAAATGGACTCGAACCATCGACCTCACGCTTATCAGGCGTGCGCTCTAACCAGCTGAGCTATAGGCCCATATGTTGTGTTGGAGCGGGTGAAGGGAATCGAACCCTCATCATCAGCTTGGAAGGCTGAGGTTTTACCACTAAAC is a genomic window containing:
- a CDS encoding SCO family protein, whose product is MFPKNRTVLSSLLVLIFGAVLFYIGTDGFQAFTAETARVNQLMDEKPQFPDVTLEDNNGRTYSLSEFEGKYVFITFLYTSCGTVCPELEVNMSEVYKRIPEEYISHDIQFLSISFDPERDDPKTLDTYRKAFGSDGETWRMARIPDKQELKSLLDRFGVIVIPDEYGNFAHNSAFYLVNPKGQLVEVMDYTLIEEAADRVTEILHSGGEK
- a CDS encoding cbb3-type cytochrome c oxidase subunit I — encoded protein: METVIKQSGKTQVFKDKANKVMGICLEDAKLTKSYLSVAFLAILLGGILGLLQGLNRAGMLELPAWLNYYQVLTAHGLLLVVVLSAFFTIGYFYAGLSHTLGGLLPKVRKMAWIGFWMKILGFVLAVIPILMNEASVMYTFYPPMAASPIFYIGLVFIVLGVWMCAFGAFINVASWRKRNPGQHIPILSFFATGVFVLLFFGSIPVAIEVFTIIPWAFGWVETINVMVARTLFWAFGHTLVNIWYLTAVSAWYVIVPKIIGGRRWNDLLTRIVVIALVIMNITGGFHHQIIDPGISEPVKYMHVFMSLAIGFPSLMTAYAMFAVFERTARRKGGKGIVGWYKKLPWGDVRFLAPFIAMAAFIPAGAGGIAQTTNQLNQVVHNTMWIVGHFHLTLGMSVVMTFFGLSYWLIPYVSKRVLTPQINKLGVIQTIIWTLGMIIMSGAMHWVGLLGSPRRTSYSTYFDNATALSWDPYLFFLAIGGTLLMIGVLMQVYAVFYLMFFAPKGNTEFPIAEVEEDEAPTPRWTERWGLWVVCMIVLVGMAYVIPLVDFIVNAPPGSPPYKTW
- a CDS encoding cytochrome c oxidase subunit II yields the protein MMHRSEKVWLILSFGMIIGFMLIAGYQAFAFEMGPPSYGERIDPQKVDETAPFDKPGIKKIGENEYEVVMTLQVFSFTPSEIEVPAGSTVHFTLTSKDVVHGFQVAETNLNAMVVPGYVQKITQKFDKPGEYLVLCNEYCGAGHQMMSTTITVK
- a CDS encoding cytochrome c oxidase subunit 2A, with translation METRKVEQSSSKEHNSLKGTFFSVTVVGLGIFVTYLILYGLYMARI